A genomic window from Micromonospora violae includes:
- a CDS encoding nucleotidyltransferase family protein: MIIAAGGGRRIGGPEALLHQGGKPLVNQMIDTMTEAGCERIVVVLGAAAEQVQETADLGKATVVINKAWGTGVGSSIRAGLAAMDDDGIEAVVVVPVDMPGLTATAVRRVAALPYPDVLVCATYDGLRGYPMLFGRRHWPGIATLASADVGARPYLLAHKDQIVDIACDSVADGSRIDTPELMDLYGLTVPPQRVGV; the protein is encoded by the coding sequence ATGATCATCGCCGCAGGCGGGGGACGACGGATCGGTGGTCCCGAGGCGCTGCTGCACCAGGGAGGCAAACCCCTGGTCAATCAGATGATCGACACGATGACCGAGGCGGGCTGCGAGCGGATCGTGGTCGTGTTGGGTGCCGCCGCCGAGCAGGTCCAGGAGACCGCTGACCTCGGCAAGGCCACCGTTGTGATCAACAAGGCGTGGGGCACCGGAGTCGGCTCGTCCATCCGGGCCGGCCTGGCCGCCATGGACGACGACGGGATCGAGGCGGTGGTGGTGGTCCCGGTCGACATGCCGGGCCTGACCGCCACGGCGGTCAGGCGGGTGGCCGCGCTGCCGTACCCGGACGTGCTGGTCTGCGCCACCTACGACGGGCTGCGCGGCTACCCGATGCTGTTCGGTCGCCGGCACTGGCCCGGCATCGCCACCCTGGCCAGCGCCGATGTGGGCGCCCGGCCATACCTGTTGGCGCACAAGGACCAGATCGTGGACATCGCCTGCGACTCAGTGGCCGACGGCAGCCGGATCGACACCCCAGAGCTGATGGACCTGTACGGCCTCACCGTCCCGCCCCAACGCGTCGGGGTCTGA
- a CDS encoding bifunctional 3'-5' exonuclease/DNA polymerase — translation MLVAVVSDERGGGVLCPLDATGRPVGPPEVVADLVAAVAAREAAEHPRWVWSTAPAVYPPLLRAGVRVDRCHDVELTEALLLGHAGRWGEPRSLAAAWARLTGAAVPPDPPPRAAAPPGHGQGALFDTLPGPPGPGIEALTRVYADQLARVGATEHPGRFRLLVAAESAGALIAVEMGVAGLPWRADVHNEILRELLGEASPVGGPPRRLAELAARIGDALGVRGLHTDSPAELLKAFARVGVELPNTRAWVLRGVDHPAVPLVLEYKELYRIWTAHGWSWLDQWVRGGRFQPEYVPGGVVSGRWATRGGGALQIPKVIRRAVVADPGWRLVVADAGQLEPRVLAAVSGDARLAAAGGAGDLYAALARDSFGGDRAKAKVALLGAMYGQTGGAALPALAVLKRSYPTAFGYVEAAARTGETGGLVRSWLGRTCPPGSVGFGGLDDEPADPEGAADPRGPRARAARSRGRFTRNFVIQATAAEWASTLLATLRTELSGTDAELVFFQHDEVVVHAPAEQADAVAEAVNRSGERASALLFGATPVRFPLDLSIVDCYADAA, via the coding sequence GTGCTGGTGGCGGTGGTGTCCGACGAGCGGGGTGGGGGAGTGTTGTGCCCGCTGGACGCCACCGGCCGGCCGGTCGGCCCGCCCGAGGTCGTCGCCGACCTGGTGGCCGCGGTGGCCGCCCGGGAGGCCGCCGAGCACCCGCGCTGGGTCTGGTCGACCGCGCCGGCGGTCTACCCGCCGCTGCTGCGCGCCGGCGTCCGGGTCGACCGGTGCCACGACGTGGAGTTGACCGAGGCGCTGCTGCTCGGGCACGCGGGTCGCTGGGGTGAGCCGCGCTCGCTGGCCGCCGCCTGGGCCCGGCTGACCGGCGCGGCGGTGCCGCCCGACCCGCCGCCGCGCGCCGCCGCGCCACCCGGGCACGGGCAGGGCGCGCTCTTCGACACCCTGCCCGGTCCGCCGGGGCCGGGCATCGAGGCACTGACCCGGGTGTACGCCGACCAGCTCGCCCGCGTCGGCGCGACCGAGCACCCCGGCCGGTTCCGGTTGCTGGTGGCCGCCGAGTCGGCCGGCGCGCTGATCGCGGTGGAGATGGGCGTCGCCGGGCTGCCCTGGCGTGCCGACGTGCACAACGAGATCCTGCGTGAGCTGCTCGGGGAGGCGTCCCCGGTCGGTGGGCCGCCGCGCCGGCTCGCCGAGTTGGCGGCCCGGATCGGCGACGCGCTGGGCGTCCGCGGTCTGCACACCGACTCCCCGGCGGAGTTGCTGAAGGCGTTCGCCCGGGTCGGGGTGGAGCTGCCCAACACCCGGGCCTGGGTGCTGCGCGGGGTGGACCATCCGGCGGTGCCACTGGTGTTGGAATACAAGGAGCTCTACCGGATCTGGACGGCGCACGGCTGGTCCTGGCTCGATCAGTGGGTGCGCGGTGGCCGGTTCCAACCGGAGTACGTGCCGGGTGGTGTCGTCTCCGGGCGGTGGGCCACCCGGGGTGGTGGCGCGTTGCAGATCCCCAAGGTGATCCGGCGGGCGGTGGTGGCCGATCCGGGGTGGCGGTTGGTGGTCGCCGACGCCGGCCAGTTGGAGCCTCGGGTGTTGGCCGCGGTCTCCGGCGACGCGCGGTTGGCGGCGGCGGGCGGCGCCGGTGACCTCTACGCGGCCCTCGCCCGGGACTCGTTCGGCGGTGACCGGGCCAAGGCCAAGGTGGCGCTGCTCGGTGCGATGTACGGGCAGACCGGCGGGGCCGCGCTGCCCGCGTTGGCGGTGCTCAAGCGCAGCTACCCGACGGCGTTCGGTTACGTCGAGGCGGCCGCGCGTACCGGTGAGACGGGCGGGTTGGTGCGGTCCTGGTTGGGGCGGACGTGCCCGCCGGGCTCGGTCGGTTTCGGTGGTCTCGACGACGAGCCCGCCGACCCGGAGGGGGCGGCCGATCCGCGCGGGCCGCGGGCACGGGCCGCCCGGTCCCGGGGGCGTTTCACCCGCAACTTCGTCATCCAGGCCACCGCCGCGGAGTGGGCCTCCACGCTGTTGGCGACGCTGCGGACGGAGTTGTCCGGCACCGACGCCGAGTTGGTGTTCTTCCAGCACGACGAGGTGGTCGTGCACGCGCCCGCCGAGCAGGCGGACGCGGTGGCGGAGGCGGTCAACCGGTCCGGCGAGCGCGCCTCGGCGCTGCTCTTCGGTGCGACGCCGGTCCGCTTTCCGCTGGATCTGTCCATCGTGGACTGCTACGCCGACGCGGCCTGA